One Formosa agariphila KMM 3901 genomic window, TGCATCAAAAACTTGTACATCTGAAGATTTTGCACTAATAGATTCCCCTACTTCTTTAATGAATTCTCCTTCAATTAAGATATCGCCTTCCAATATAACACCTTCATTTACAATCTTGGCGTTTTTAATTAGTACTTGTTTTGGTTGCATAGTATTGCTGTCTTTAAAATATACTTTTCAATTTCATAGAAATTACTCCAAAAATAGCTTCCGAAATAATTCCTGAACTTAATTTTGATTCCCCTTTAGTTCTGTCCGTAAAAATAACTGGAACTTCTTCGATTTTAAACTTTTTAATATAGGCTTTAAATTTCATTTCTATTTGAAATGCGTAACCTACAAACTTAATCTTATCCAGATCAATGGTTTCTAAAACCTCACGCTTATAACATACAAATCCGGCAGTTGTATCATGAATTTTCATACCCGTTATAACGCGAACATATTTAGATGCCATATACGACATTAATACACGATTCATTGGCCAATTTACAACATTTACACCTTTTACATATCGTGATCCAATAGATAAATCGGCACCATCTACAGCGCAAGCGTTATACAGTCGTATTAAGTCCTTAGGGTTGTGAGAAAAATCGGCATCCATCTCAAAAATATATTGATATTCATGTTTCAGGCACCATTTAAACCCATGTATATATGCGGTCCCTAAACCAGATTTACCTTGTCTCACCTCTAGAAATAAACGTCCTGCAAACTCCTTTTGTAAATCTCTTACTTTAGCAGCAGTTAAATCTGGCGAATTATCATCTACAACTAGAACATGAAAGTCCTTTTCTTCTGAAAACACAGCCCTTATTATGGTTTCTATATTTTCAATTTCGTTATATGTTGGGATAATGACTATAGAGTCTCTCACTTAAATTTGCTATTAAGTTTACAAATGTACATTATTTCACAATTTCTTTTTTTTAAATATTCCTTAATAATTCAATGTGGCTATTATTATTTTAAATAATTTTGACACATGCT contains:
- a CDS encoding polyprenol monophosphomannose synthase translates to MRDSIVIIPTYNEIENIETIIRAVFSEEKDFHVLVVDDNSPDLTAAKVRDLQKEFAGRLFLEVRQGKSGLGTAYIHGFKWCLKHEYQYIFEMDADFSHNPKDLIRLYNACAVDGADLSIGSRYVKGVNVVNWPMNRVLMSYMASKYVRVITGMKIHDTTAGFVCYKREVLETIDLDKIKFVGYAFQIEMKFKAYIKKFKIEEVPVIFTDRTKGESKLSSGIISEAIFGVISMKLKSIF